CTGATAACCAGCAGCAGCGGGATCAACCCCAGCAACCGTCGTGTGATATGAATCCACATACCCAGAGTTAAATGGTGTCGTGCGAGCGCTATTTTCGCCCCGCCGGAACACCCGGCGTCTTGGGCTTTTTCCGAATCGGATAGATCGCATGCTCATCCAACAGGTTGGCGTGAATACCTTCGATTCGGTCCGGATCATAAAATGTGATGCCGGCGTAATAGAACAAAGGGAGGATCGGCGACTCATCGAAGACCAGGATCTTCTCGGCCTGCGACAGCAGACTTGCCCGCTGTTTGAGATCGGTCATCGCGTTCGCCTTTCGCATCAGCTCATCGTAGCGGGAGTTCTTCCATCCGGTTCGATTGTTCCCATTGTTGCTCATGAACATGTCGAGGAAGGTATTGGCGTCGTTGTAGTCCCCGACCCAGGCACTGCGGCTTAGATCAAAATTCACCGCGCTCTGATCGGCCAGATAAACCTTCCACTCCGTGTTCCGCAGCTCGAGCTGAATGCCCAGTTCCTTTTTCCACATCTGCTGCAGCTCGACGGCCACCTGCTCATGCTGCTTCGCGGTGTTGAACAGGTAGTGGAAGGACGGAAAGCCCTTTCCACCAGGATAGCCGGCTTCTGCCAAAAGCTGGCGCGCCCGCTCGGGGTCATAGGGAAGCCCCTCCGGACCGGCATAGTTGGCGGTGCCGGGCGGCACCAGGGTGGAGGCGGGCTTTTCTCCGCCCTGCATGATGTGGGTGGCGATTCGAACCTTATCCACCGACATCGCGAGCGCTTGACGAACTCGAACGTCGTTGAAGGGCGGGCGAGTTACGTTGAAGCGAACGAAATAGGTCGCCAGATAGCTGAAAAAGTGGGTGGAGGGACGATGCTTGAGCACGTCCATCAGCTCCATCGGGATCAGGGTTTTGTCCCAG
The nucleotide sequence above comes from Verrucomicrobiales bacterium. Encoded proteins:
- a CDS encoding peptide ABC transporter substrate-binding protein, which produces MSPSARKSESDLGPAFRALLQGFGAVFVVALAIMLTGCVRHEPKADLVLINGTEPESLDPAICTGQPDGRVAAGLFEGLTRLDPVTAAPSPGIAERWEISPDGLRYRFFLRTNALWSTGEPITSEDVVYSWRRVIDPATAADYAGQLYYVKNGEPISTGKIKDLTQLGVRAVHPHLVEVELENPTAFFLELCAFRTLAVVPRQTIEKYGDRWLMAKPLPTSGCYTLESWRVNDKVRLRKNPKHWDAANILNEVVDLVHLESANTALNLFETGQADVIWDKTLIPMELMDVLKHRPSTHFFSYLATYFVRFNVTRPPFNDVRVRQALAMSVDKVRIATHIMQGGEKPASTLVPPGTANYAGPEGLPYDPERARQLLAEAGYPGGKGFPSFHYLFNTAKQHEQVAVELQQMWKKELGIQLELRNTEWKVYLADQSAVNFDLSRSAWVGDYNDANTFLDMFMSNNGNNRTGWKNSRYDELMRKANAMTDLKQRASLLSQAEKILVFDESPILPLFYYAGITFYDPDRIEGIHANLLDEHAIYPIRKKPKTPGVPAGRK